Proteins encoded by one window of Musa acuminata AAA Group cultivar baxijiao chromosome BXJ2-9, Cavendish_Baxijiao_AAA, whole genome shotgun sequence:
- the LOC135622096 gene encoding uncharacterized protein LOC135622096, whose translation MGTSSRLGRCMKAPLRMLCRARDMYVRGLNAFADHMQHGAAMAYPAMASTNYSFPPARAIAGDDDDLRELIRAASLARARTLPRRAAPAPAVRKSQSMAIGRIDEDKPCLSFDDDVEVGSSLVFARRSRSCVAGAKRRARSFV comes from the coding sequence ATGGGCACGTCGAGCCGGCTCGGGCGCTGCATGAAGGCGCCGCTCCGAATGCTGTGCCGGGCGCGCGACATGTACGTGCGCGGTCTCAACGCCTTCGCTGACCACATGCAGCATGGTGCGGCGATGGCGTACCCGGCGATGGCATCGACAAACTACAGCTTCCCGCCGGCGAGGGCGATCGCGGGCGACGACGACGACCTCAGGGAGCTGATACGGGCTGCGTCACTGGCCCGGGCCCGCACGTTGCCTCGTCGGGCGGCGCCGGCGCCGGCGGTGCGCAAGAGCCAAAGCATGGCCATCGGAAGGATCGACGAGGACAAGCCGTGTCTCAGCTTCGATGACGACGTCGAGGTCGGGTCGAGCTTGGTGTTCGCTAGGAGGAGCAGGAGCTGTGTAGCGGGAGCAAAGAGGAGGGCGAGGTCGTTTGTGTGA
- the LOC103999101 gene encoding glycine-rich cell wall structural protein-like, whose translation MKTTALIFFSLLLAAAVASRDVDKKKAESSKDSAGPATYIPGYGADPGGFFGPGGGFNMPGGFGGGWGAGYGGPGGGYGHDGVVLPSVVCSDKGPCYKKKLTCPASCFTSYSHYGKGGGGGGGGGGCTMDCKKHCVAYC comes from the coding sequence ATGAAGACAACCGCTCTCATTTTCTTCTCCCTACTGCTGGCCGCCGCTGTGGCTAGCCGCGACGTTGACAAGAAGAAGGCCGAATCTTCCAAGGACAGCGCGGGCCCCGCCACCTACATCCCGGGGTACGGGGCCGACCCCGGCGGGTTCTTCGGACCCGGCGGGGGGTTCAACATGCCAGGAGGGTTCGGCGGCGGGTGGGGTGCGGGATACGGCGGGCCCGGAGGCGGGTATGGCCACGACGGCGTGGTCCTGCCCTCGGTGGTGTGCTCCGACAAGGGGCCGTGCTACAAGAAGAAGTTGACGTGCCCCGCCAGTTGCTTCACGTCCTACAGCCACTACGGcaagggtggtggcggcggcggtggtggcggagGCTGCACCATGGACTGCAAGAAGCACTGCGTCGCCTACTGCTGA